One Methanolobus sp. WCC4 DNA segment encodes these proteins:
- a CDS encoding phosphate uptake regulator PhoU → MFLVLFNRFKGRIHISDKRKIQLTGGSTYIVSLPIDWVRESDLSAGDTVLLTVKPDRSLVITPDQEKQKKNARSKVEMVASEDQEENFRTLVANYLVGYDIIRIVSPGGFTAAERKYLKESARKRLIGIEIVEESRTEIVLQNLLNYQDISLEKSLQSMFRIISSMMEDTIVALREDDVELATDIAQRDNDVDKFYLLSVRQIKAALDDSVLAQKLGINNSKDCLGYRLIIKLMERIGDHVNIIAQTVVQMDGQKNGSDDIIEMGVLSHRLFQDSFKAVLNIDTDLANHIIRTSRMSSALGNKIIQKSEGSENTYCLYGERQRKIIESFQRISEYSADIAEMVINIKATQIKESLSGEAKVLEKT, encoded by the coding sequence ATATTTTTAGTCCTATTTAATAGATTCAAAGGAAGGATTCACATTTCAGATAAAAGAAAGATCCAGCTGACAGGCGGTTCAACATATATCGTTTCCCTGCCCATTGATTGGGTAAGGGAAAGTGATCTCAGTGCAGGAGATACTGTGCTTCTGACAGTGAAACCTGACCGCTCACTTGTAATAACTCCTGATCAGGAAAAGCAGAAGAAGAATGCCCGTTCAAAGGTCGAGATGGTAGCATCCGAAGACCAGGAAGAGAATTTCAGGACACTTGTTGCCAATTATCTTGTTGGATATGATATTATCAGGATAGTTTCTCCAGGTGGTTTTACAGCCGCTGAACGTAAGTATCTGAAAGAGTCTGCGCGCAAACGTCTCATTGGCATTGAGATCGTTGAGGAATCCAGGACCGAGATCGTTCTCCAGAATCTCCTGAACTATCAGGACATTTCACTTGAAAAGTCCCTGCAGAGTATGTTCCGTATAATATCCTCTATGATGGAGGATACCATTGTTGCTTTAAGGGAAGACGATGTGGAACTTGCAACGGATATAGCCCAGAGGGACAATGATGTCGACAAATTCTATCTTTTAAGTGTCAGGCAGATAAAGGCCGCTCTTGATGATTCGGTACTTGCCCAGAAGTTGGGGATAAATAATTCAAAGGATTGCCTCGGATATCGCCTTATAATCAAGCTCATGGAACGCATTGGTGACCATGTTAATATAATAGCCCAGACCGTTGTCCAGATGGATGGACAAAAGAATGGTAGCGATGATATCATAGAGATGGGTGTCCTTTCACACAGGCTGTTCCAGGATTCTTTTAAGGCAGTACTCAACATTGATACTGACCTTGCGAACCATATAATCAGAACCTCCCGGATGTCATCTGCACTTGGGAACAAGATAATACAGAAGTCTGAAGGTTCGGAGAATACCTATTGTCTTTACGGGGAAAGGCAAAGAAAGATAATTGAGAGTTTTCAGCGTATATCCGAATATAGTGCGGATATAGCTGAAATGGTCATCAACATAAAGGCCACCCAGATAAAAGAGTCTCTTTCAGGAGAGGCCAAGGTACTCGAAAAGACTTGA
- the argH gene encoding argininosuccinate lyase, which yields MSDILRRGRLSSTPDEDMLDFTSSMSADKWIFEADILVDMAHTVMLHEQGIIKEQDCSSILTGLLKIKEEGIEKLDHGYEDIHISLESRLIDIVGEDTGGRMHSGRSRNDEVATCIRIRLRDELLSLMEELLGLRKALIDRASENTETLMPGFTHLQHAQPTTFAHHLVAHSDAIGRDIERIISAFSRVNKCPLGSAAFASTGFDLDRERTRTLLGFDDMLGNSMDAVSTRDFLIESVSAMANIMVNLSKMAEEIIIWSSSEFSFVELDDMYASTSSIMPQKKNPDSAELVRGKAGTVIGSLMALLSLCKALPLSYNRDLQEATPNMWRAVETTRGAVRITKGMIATMKVNTESMAEKSVLGFTTATELADTMVRAGGIPFRTAHQIVGVLARGDGDPTLEEIDEVAKDVIGETLSSRGLTAEMVKEALDPVLNINRRAITGGPAPVEMERAIKIRMEELESTKTDIAGLNKGIEDSLKVLFSVVEGYTGKDV from the coding sequence ATGAGCGATATTTTACGTAGAGGCCGCTTGTCTTCAACACCTGATGAAGATATGCTCGATTTCACATCATCTATGTCTGCTGACAAATGGATATTCGAGGCCGATATCCTTGTGGACATGGCTCATACGGTCATGCTGCATGAGCAGGGAATTATCAAAGAACAGGATTGCAGCAGCATCCTTACAGGGCTTTTGAAGATAAAGGAAGAGGGTATCGAAAAACTGGATCACGGTTATGAGGATATCCATATCTCACTTGAGTCCAGGCTTATAGATATAGTAGGTGAGGATACAGGTGGCAGGATGCACTCCGGTCGCTCCCGTAACGATGAGGTTGCAACCTGTATCAGGATAAGGTTAAGGGATGAGCTTCTGTCCCTTATGGAAGAGCTTCTCGGACTTCGCAAAGCACTTATTGACAGAGCATCAGAGAACACAGAGACACTGATGCCTGGATTCACACACCTGCAACATGCTCAGCCAACCACATTCGCACATCATCTTGTGGCCCATTCCGATGCGATTGGCAGGGATATTGAGCGCATTATCAGTGCATTCTCAAGGGTGAACAAATGTCCGCTTGGTTCTGCAGCCTTTGCTTCTACAGGTTTTGATCTTGACCGTGAAAGGACACGTACACTTCTCGGGTTCGATGACATGCTCGGTAACTCCATGGATGCTGTAAGCACCCGTGATTTCCTGATAGAATCCGTGTCTGCTATGGCAAATATCATGGTGAACCTCAGCAAGATGGCAGAGGAGATCATCATCTGGTCAAGTTCCGAGTTCTCTTTCGTGGAGCTTGATGATATGTATGCTTCCACTTCATCCATCATGCCACAGAAGAAGAACCCGGACTCTGCTGAACTCGTCAGGGGCAAGGCAGGAACGGTTATCGGTTCACTTATGGCATTACTCTCTCTCTGTAAGGCACTTCCACTGAGCTACAACCGTGACCTCCAGGAGGCAACACCGAATATGTGGCGTGCAGTGGAGACCACAAGAGGTGCTGTCCGTATAACAAAAGGCATGATAGCCACCATGAAGGTCAACACAGAAAGCATGGCTGAGAAGTCTGTTCTTGGTTTCACCACAGCAACGGAACTTGCAGACACCATGGTAAGGGCAGGAGGTATCCCGTTCAGGACAGCCCACCAGATTGTTGGTGTGCTGGCACGTGGTGACGGAGATCCTACACTGGAAGAGATAGATGAGGTCGCGAAGGACGTTATCGGTGAGACCCTGAGCAGCAGGGGACTTACAGCAGAGATGGTAAAGGAAGCTCTTGACCCTGTACTGAACATCAACAGAAGGGCTATCACAGGTGGTCCTGCACCTGTTGAGATGGAAAGAGCGATCAAGATACGTATGGAAGAGCTTGAAAGCACAAAGACGGATATTGCCGGATTGAACAAGGGAATCGAGGATTCACTGAAGGTTCTGTTCAGTGTGGTTGAAGGCTATACCGGAAAAGATGTTTGA
- the budA gene encoding acetolactate decarboxylase, protein MRTLDIVIILIVITLGTIACGCINEQAEEDRTVEDISETTEQVMSGGTDTIYQFSIINALLEGVYDGEVSSAELKEHGDFGLGTFDDLDGEMLELDGVIYQVKADGNVYEVDDTTTSPFAVVTFFETDIEDIFSEQMDNQQMAEHIADLLPSENIMYAIKITGNLSYLKTRSVAAQEKPYPRLVDVTKDQSVFEFNDTRGTIVGYWMPEYIDGINVPGYHLHFITEDRTGGGHILEYTIDSGIIEIDSTDGFYLELPENENYLGTGFSQDTEGELEEAEN, encoded by the coding sequence ATGAGAACACTTGACATAGTCATCATTTTAATTGTCATCACCCTGGGAACAATAGCATGCGGATGCATAAATGAACAGGCAGAGGAAGATAGAACCGTTGAGGACATATCTGAAACTACTGAACAGGTCATGAGTGGTGGAACGGATACAATATATCAATTCTCGATCATCAATGCCCTGCTGGAAGGAGTATATGATGGAGAAGTAAGTTCTGCTGAACTTAAAGAACATGGAGACTTCGGGCTTGGTACCTTTGATGATCTTGACGGGGAAATGCTGGAACTTGATGGTGTGATCTATCAGGTCAAAGCAGACGGCAATGTCTATGAAGTAGATGATACCACAACATCACCATTCGCTGTTGTTACTTTCTTTGAGACGGATATCGAGGATATATTCAGTGAACAGATGGATAACCAGCAGATGGCAGAACACATAGCCGACCTCTTGCCCAGCGAGAACATAATGTATGCCATAAAGATCACCGGCAATCTCAGTTACTTGAAGACACGTAGCGTGGCAGCACAGGAGAAGCCATATCCGAGACTTGTCGATGTGACAAAGGACCAGTCTGTCTTTGAATTCAATGATACCAGAGGTACGATCGTCGGATACTGGATGCCGGAATATATCGACGGCATAAATGTCCCGGGTTATCACCTGCATTTCATCACAGAGGACAGGACAGGTGGCGGACACATCCTGGAATACACGATCGATTCGGGAATAATAGAGATAGACAGCACAGACGGGTTCTACCTTGAACTGCCTGAGAATGAGAATTATCTTGGCACGGGCTTTTCACAGGACACTGAAGGAGAGCTGGAAGAAGCTGAGAACTGA
- a CDS encoding ATP-binding protein produces the protein MQEKQDHMGKRERELECIYSISDLFDLHMPLRSLLKGIIQRLKPAFLYPEVAELCIVLDGEVHRTEHYEKNIYTLSSDIITHGKKRGSLHVSYREERPFHDIGPFLKEEQRLLNVITSRLCKVIERKQVEEALLDSEKRHRLIFDASPLGIFVEKGGTITHCNRSFLNIFGVKKADVVGSDMFDYVNDDSLHRLFAGSLSDTGSFYENEYSARTSGREIFLRSYYVPLRSRNDNSLEGGIGLIADITATKNSEEELQNQKELLTSTFNALQDLIVVVDREMNIVTSNWKSDLISAPGDEDAHPQLCESFTADLMPCDPCPVKEVFSTGNMKEFEHTGPVDERVRDFRIFPVYDTKGDVTMAVSHIRDITERKQTEKALKSSTSELEKAYDELKSLDKLKDEFLSNLRHEINTPLTSIKGFSELLYDGSLGELNSEQTYAIERVVTKTRKLQNLIDSLLFLSTDQNGTIRYNFEPVEISSVLNKTVDMFFDAMKEKGIKIRVDYAFDSCSVDADRTYLPQVFLNLMDNAVKFTPSNGTVTVSANVEGAGIHVVIGDTGVGIAENDIPELFQKFHQIDSSSTRTYGGNGLGLYISKVIVENHKGNIWIESEKGTGTDVHIHIPLKQDQFSASSSSPSVSCEKPVPR, from the coding sequence TTGCAGGAAAAACAGGACCATATGGGAAAAAGAGAACGAGAGCTTGAATGCATCTACAGTATCTCTGATCTTTTCGACCTTCATATGCCCCTCAGGTCTTTACTGAAAGGCATAATACAAAGGCTGAAACCAGCTTTTCTTTACCCTGAGGTTGCAGAGCTATGCATAGTTCTGGATGGTGAGGTCCACAGGACCGAACATTATGAGAAGAACATATACACCCTGTCCAGTGATATCATCACTCACGGAAAGAAAAGAGGTTCTTTGCATGTATCCTATCGTGAGGAACGCCCTTTCCATGACATCGGTCCTTTCCTGAAAGAAGAACAGCGTCTATTGAATGTGATAACATCACGTCTTTGCAAAGTGATCGAAAGAAAACAGGTTGAGGAAGCTCTTTTAGATTCAGAGAAAAGGCACAGGTTGATATTCGATGCTTCACCTTTAGGTATCTTTGTAGAAAAAGGCGGAACTATAACCCACTGCAACAGAAGTTTCCTGAATATCTTCGGGGTAAAGAAAGCTGATGTCGTTGGTTCTGATATGTTCGATTACGTCAATGATGACAGTTTACATCGGCTCTTTGCAGGCTCTTTATCTGATACCGGTTCATTTTACGAGAATGAGTACTCTGCCCGTACATCTGGCAGGGAGATATTCTTAAGATCATACTATGTGCCTTTGCGTTCCCGTAATGACAATTCACTTGAGGGAGGCATCGGACTTATTGCTGATATAACAGCTACCAAGAACTCTGAAGAGGAACTCCAGAACCAGAAGGAACTCCTTACAAGTACTTTCAATGCCCTTCAGGACCTGATCGTTGTGGTTGACAGGGAAATGAATATAGTGACGAGTAACTGGAAGAGTGATCTCATATCCGCTCCCGGGGATGAGGACGCACATCCTCAGTTATGTGAATCCTTCACAGCAGACCTGATGCCCTGCGACCCCTGTCCTGTAAAAGAGGTATTCTCAACGGGTAATATGAAAGAGTTCGAGCATACGGGTCCTGTCGATGAGAGAGTAAGGGATTTCCGTATATTCCCTGTTTATGATACCAAAGGTGACGTAACAATGGCTGTAAGCCATATACGTGACATCACCGAACGTAAGCAGACAGAAAAGGCATTGAAGAGCTCTACATCCGAATTAGAAAAAGCGTATGATGAGCTTAAATCCCTCGATAAGTTAAAAGATGAGTTCCTTTCAAACCTTAGACATGAGATCAATACTCCTCTGACATCTATCAAAGGGTTCAGTGAACTTCTTTATGACGGTAGCCTGGGAGAATTGAACTCTGAACAGACATATGCTATCGAACGTGTTGTCACAAAGACGCGCAAGCTCCAGAATCTTATCGACTCTTTACTATTCCTCAGTACTGATCAGAACGGGACCATTCGCTATAATTTCGAACCGGTTGAGATCTCCTCTGTCCTTAACAAGACAGTGGATATGTTCTTTGATGCTATGAAAGAGAAAGGAATAAAGATCCGTGTGGACTATGCTTTCGACTCATGTTCAGTAGATGCCGACCGGACATATCTTCCCCAGGTATTCCTGAATCTGATGGACAATGCGGTGAAATTCACACCTTCGAACGGGACTGTCACTGTATCCGCTAATGTTGAGGGTGCAGGCATACATGTGGTAATTGGCGACACCGGTGTAGGTATCGCAGAAAATGATATTCCGGAACTTTTCCAGAAATTCCACCAGATAGACAGTTCTTCAACAAGGACCTATGGTGGCAACGGACTTGGACTCTACATCAGCAAGGTTATCGTGGAGAACCATAAGGGCAATATATGGATCGAAAGTGAAAAGGGAACAGGAACAGACGTCCATATTCATATTCCACTTAAACAGGATCAGTTCTCAGCTTCTTCCAGCTCTCCTTCAGTGTCCTGTGAAAAGCCCGTGCCAAGATAA
- the gatD gene encoding Glu-tRNA(Gln) amidotransferase subunit GatD, giving the protein MDFEEGDRVKVEKAGVEYEGILMPSTTGHIIVKMVSGYNAGIEPEGATVTVVQKKQDMEAITKAAAKAEVKPKKGLPKVSILSTGGTIASKIDYRTGAVTSQFSADDILQAIPELTEIANFSGKAIYNILSENMKADYWQELARAVVEEIKNGADGIIIAHGTDTMMYSAAALSFMIDTPVPIVFVGSQRSADRPSSDNAMNAICAAKVAVSDIAEVTVVMHSESSDDKCSIHRATKVRKMHTSRRDAFRSVNSEPVGYVDYATGEITTGLSYTKRNEKELALMDSLEPKCALVKFTPGSSPDILGYFIDAGYKGIVIEGTGLGHVSTDWIPQIERATSQKIPVIVTSQCLNGRICDRVYDTGRDILKAGAIEGEDMLPEVALVKMMWTLGQIQNYDDAVDILKQDIRCEINERSLE; this is encoded by the coding sequence ATGGACTTCGAAGAAGGTGACAGGGTAAAGGTCGAAAAGGCAGGTGTGGAATACGAAGGTATCCTCATGCCGAGCACGACCGGTCATATTATCGTAAAGATGGTCAGTGGATACAATGCAGGTATAGAACCTGAGGGTGCCACTGTCACAGTAGTACAGAAGAAACAGGATATGGAAGCTATCACAAAGGCAGCCGCTAAAGCTGAAGTAAAACCAAAGAAGGGTCTTCCGAAGGTGTCCATCCTGTCAACTGGCGGAACAATTGCCAGTAAGATCGACTACAGGACAGGTGCTGTGACCTCACAGTTCTCTGCTGACGATATCCTGCAGGCAATCCCTGAACTCACAGAGATAGCCAATTTCAGCGGTAAGGCCATCTACAACATCCTTTCCGAGAACATGAAGGCTGATTACTGGCAGGAGCTTGCAAGGGCTGTTGTTGAAGAGATCAAGAACGGTGCCGATGGTATCATCATTGCTCACGGTACTGACACAATGATGTACTCCGCTGCTGCATTGTCCTTTATGATCGATACTCCTGTGCCAATCGTTTTCGTAGGTTCACAGAGGAGTGCTGACAGGCCAAGCAGTGACAATGCCATGAATGCTATCTGTGCTGCAAAGGTCGCTGTGAGTGATATTGCAGAAGTGACCGTTGTTATGCACAGTGAGTCATCAGACGATAAGTGCTCAATCCACCGTGCCACCAAGGTTCGTAAGATGCACACATCCAGAAGGGATGCTTTCAGGTCCGTCAACTCAGAACCGGTAGGTTATGTGGACTATGCAACAGGTGAGATTACGACCGGTCTGTCCTACACAAAGAGGAATGAGAAGGAACTTGCACTCATGGATTCACTCGAACCAAAGTGCGCTCTTGTTAAATTCACGCCGGGTTCAAGTCCTGATATCCTCGGCTATTTCATCGATGCAGGTTACAAAGGCATCGTCATAGAAGGAACAGGTCTCGGCCACGTATCCACTGACTGGATACCACAGATCGAGAGAGCCACATCACAGAAGATCCCGGTCATCGTCACTTCCCAGTGTCTCAACGGCAGGATATGCGACAGGGTATATGACACAGGCAGGGATATCTTAAAAGCAGGAGCAATTGAAGGCGAGGATATGCTTCCAGAGGTTGCACTTGTTAAGATGATGTGGACCCTTGGTCAGATACAGAATTATGATGATGCAGTTGATATACTCAAACAGGATATCAGGTGCGAGATCAATGAGAGGAGCCTTGAGTAG
- a CDS encoding LL-diaminopimelate aminotransferase has protein sequence MYSDRINSLPPYLFATIDEAKAAVKAKGVDVIDLGVGDPDHPTPDHIVDSMCEAVRNPETHTYPSYTGMMSFRKAAADWCKETRGLDLDPASETLTLIGSKEGVAHIPLAFINPGDVALCPDPAYPVYKIGTEFAGGEAHIMPLLDENDFLPDFDAIPKDKLERAKLMFLNYPNNPTSAIADKKFFEEVVQFARDNDIVVIHDNAYSEMTYDGYKAPSFLEVDGAMDVGIELYSLSKTYNMTGWRLAFAVGNKEIISGIGKVKSNIDSGAFDAIQMAGITALSSSQQCVTDMNKIYEERRDALLKGLTEMGIDVKPPKATFYVWAPVPEGYDSMGFAKLLLEEAGIVATPGVGFGTYGEGYIRFALTRSVERIDEAVQRMSKLNI, from the coding sequence ATGTATTCAGACAGGATCAATTCATTACCCCCATACTTATTTGCAACGATCGATGAAGCAAAGGCCGCAGTAAAGGCAAAAGGTGTAGACGTTATCGATCTTGGTGTTGGCGACCCTGACCACCCGACTCCGGACCACATCGTAGATTCAATGTGTGAAGCCGTACGTAACCCGGAAACACATACATATCCATCCTACACAGGAATGATGAGCTTCAGGAAAGCTGCTGCAGATTGGTGCAAGGAGACAAGAGGCCTTGATCTTGACCCTGCATCTGAGACCCTCACACTTATCGGATCCAAGGAAGGAGTAGCCCACATACCTCTGGCATTCATCAACCCGGGAGATGTCGCACTCTGCCCTGACCCTGCATACCCGGTCTACAAGATCGGTACAGAGTTCGCAGGTGGCGAAGCACATATCATGCCACTTCTGGATGAGAATGACTTCCTGCCGGACTTTGATGCAATACCAAAGGACAAGCTTGAAAGAGCAAAGCTGATGTTCCTGAACTATCCTAACAACCCTACTTCTGCGATCGCTGATAAGAAGTTCTTTGAAGAGGTCGTACAGTTCGCCCGCGATAATGACATCGTGGTCATCCACGACAACGCATACTCCGAAATGACCTATGACGGCTACAAGGCACCAAGCTTCCTGGAAGTTGACGGTGCAATGGATGTTGGTATCGAGCTTTACTCACTCTCAAAGACCTACAACATGACAGGATGGAGACTTGCCTTTGCAGTAGGTAACAAGGAAATAATATCCGGCATCGGTAAAGTAAAATCAAACATCGATTCCGGTGCTTTCGACGCTATCCAGATGGCAGGTATCACGGCACTATCCAGTTCCCAGCAATGTGTTACTGATATGAACAAGATCTATGAGGAAAGAAGGGACGCACTCCTGAAGGGACTCACAGAAATGGGAATAGATGTCAAGCCACCTAAGGCAACATTCTACGTTTGGGCGCCTGTACCTGAAGGCTATGACTCAATGGGATTCGCAAAACTGCTGCTTGAGGAAGCAGGCATCGTGGCAACACCAGGTGTTGGATTTGGAACCTATGGTGAAGGCTACATCAGATTTGCACTTACACGCTCCGTTGAGAGGATCGACGAGGCAGTTCAGAGGATGAGCAAACTGAATATCTGA
- a CDS encoding RAD55 family ATPase, which yields MVLTSFGLKNVPSNVVLLIEEDIGDVKSVFFRKISLDALKLGKKVHYISTRSSRNDIMEELTRSGIHDHLENLDVIGNFSDPVSLLDMCYRRHKLTSRLYGEDAGPLHNITDADVCIIDMFSSLFIHEEIEVISETIEALTKISREENITFLLAADIGILPERAEKIVRSMVDGVIQFKTEYAGGKINRFINIPKMKGSIPLNKMIAYNVTGQGITMDTRERVG from the coding sequence ATGGTGCTAACTAGCTTCGGTTTGAAAAACGTACCTTCCAATGTGGTACTGTTAATAGAAGAGGACATAGGAGATGTAAAGAGCGTCTTCTTCCGCAAGATCAGTCTTGATGCTCTGAAGCTTGGAAAGAAGGTACATTACATTTCTACAAGGAGTTCCAGGAATGACATAATGGAGGAACTTACCAGATCCGGCATACATGACCATCTGGAGAATCTGGATGTCATTGGCAACTTCTCAGACCCCGTGTCCCTGCTTGATATGTGTTACAGAAGGCACAAACTCACCAGTCGCCTCTATGGAGAGGATGCCGGCCCGTTACACAACATAACCGATGCTGATGTCTGCATAATAGACATGTTCTCCTCTCTTTTCATCCATGAGGAGATAGAGGTGATATCAGAGACCATCGAAGCTCTGACAAAAATCAGCAGAGAAGAGAATATAACGTTCCTGCTTGCAGCAGATATCGGCATTCTTCCCGAAAGGGCAGAAAAGATAGTGCGCTCCATGGTCGATGGTGTCATACAGTTCAAGACCGAGTACGCCGGTGGCAAGATCAACCGTTTCATAAACATCCCTAAAATGAAAGGAAGTATCCCCCTGAACAAAATGATAGCATACAATGTCACAGGGCAGGGAATAACCATGGATACAAGGGAAAGGGTTGGTTAA
- a CDS encoding type II secretion system F family protein: protein MNIERSIEKHHLTIARYVQILTLRYDIKREYLTLGIPVIIAFMILMMAVLTGHSFVTDEASEAGPAVSDEAAAKQAAYEALVAELEAAEAAERGETLPAEEEEVEPEPDDDKPKDDLDHIMVFAILVAIIPYSIDSFLEKRKLQKREIAFSEFLYKLSELMRGGIDPVKGFINLSKTNLGAISSHAQDAASSMVLGKSFDESMHRMSASMKSRLVARYIDVVVQAAYTGGNVADLLFRTSEDMRSVIAIQREKEADLKQYIVIFYLAQGIIVMLTYILSTSLLPLIQGVGMEMLGGAGLSDIDFERGFFHMIILNALFGGLIVGLITEGEIKHGFKHSAVLIALSYIACVTLLLPAGAGDSYIVSVVSGDGQEVFGGIPLQQPIIFNVTDPDGNPVPGTFVKMTISPDGIITSSMTEDDGTVSVTPIPGSDAGTYIVTATAGESKGTATIIVGGEDG from the coding sequence ATGAATATTGAAAGAAGTATTGAAAAACACCATTTGACAATAGCAAGATATGTTCAGATATTGACACTACGTTATGATATCAAGCGTGAATATCTGACACTGGGTATCCCTGTCATTATTGCATTCATGATATTGATGATGGCAGTTCTCACCGGTCATTCCTTTGTGACGGATGAAGCATCAGAAGCAGGTCCTGCTGTAAGCGATGAAGCTGCAGCAAAGCAGGCAGCTTATGAAGCCCTGGTAGCAGAACTTGAAGCTGCCGAAGCAGCGGAAAGAGGTGAGACCCTGCCTGCTGAAGAGGAGGAGGTTGAACCGGAGCCTGACGATGATAAACCAAAAGATGACCTGGACCACATAATGGTCTTTGCCATCCTTGTAGCTATCATTCCGTATTCGATAGATTCCTTCCTGGAAAAGAGAAAGTTGCAGAAAAGAGAGATTGCTTTCAGTGAGTTCCTGTACAAGTTATCAGAACTGATGAGGGGTGGTATCGATCCGGTGAAGGGTTTCATCAATCTCTCAAAGACCAATCTCGGTGCCATAAGCAGTCATGCTCAGGATGCAGCTTCTTCAATGGTACTGGGGAAATCCTTCGATGAATCCATGCACAGGATGTCGGCTTCCATGAAAAGCCGCCTTGTGGCAAGATATATCGATGTAGTAGTTCAGGCAGCTTATACAGGTGGTAATGTTGCAGACCTTCTGTTTCGTACCTCGGAAGATATGAGGTCAGTGATAGCTATACAGAGGGAAAAGGAAGCTGATCTGAAACAGTACATTGTTATCTTCTATCTCGCGCAGGGTATCATCGTGATGCTGACATACATCCTCTCAACATCCCTTTTACCTCTCATTCAGGGTGTTGGTATGGAAATGCTTGGAGGAGCAGGTCTTTCTGACATAGATTTCGAGCGTGGTTTCTTCCATATGATCATACTGAATGCCCTGTTCGGTGGACTCATTGTCGGACTTATCACTGAAGGCGAGATCAAGCATGGTTTCAAACATTCGGCAGTATTGATAGCTTTGAGCTATATTGCCTGTGTAACACTTCTGCTACCTGCAGGTGCAGGGGACTCTTACATAGTATCAGTTGTTTCCGGTGATGGTCAGGAAGTATTTGGAGGTATTCCGCTGCAACAGCCTATCATCTTCAATGTTACCGATCCAGATGGAAATCCGGTTCCCGGTACTTTTGTCAAGATGACCATATCACCTGATGGCATAATAACGAGTTCAATGACAGAGGATGATGGTACAGTTTCAGTTACACCTATACCAGGTTCTGACGCAGGTACGTATATAGTCACCGCAACAGCAGGTGAATCAAAAGGAACAGCGACAATTATAGTAGGTGGAGAGGATGGTTAA
- a CDS encoding DUF5658 family protein, whose amino-acid sequence MLPTSINKNNKELFSTEEISEFLHDTRYIILLYIVGDFLTTFHALSNGYGFEENRMLASIMAEHGIWSLLIVKMLILLVIYWNYHSIRASVHSYARRLWDLSRLGVSLLGLVLVINNLMVISMRSSLFEYLGLS is encoded by the coding sequence ATGCTCCCTACAAGTATCAATAAAAACAATAAAGAATTGTTCAGCACAGAAGAGATATCCGAATTCCTGCATGATACAAGATACATTATCCTGCTATACATAGTAGGGGACTTCCTGACAACATTCCATGCTCTGAGCAATGGATACGGATTCGAGGAGAACAGGATGCTTGCAAGTATAATGGCTGAGCATGGGATCTGGTCACTACTTATAGTAAAGATGCTGATACTTCTTGTGATCTACTGGAACTATCACTCGATCAGAGCGTCCGTCCATTCATATGCCAGAAGACTGTGGGACCTGTCAAGACTCGGAGTAAGCCTATTAGGACTTGTCCTTGTGATCAATAACCTGATGGTAATATCAATGAGATCAAGTCTTTTCGAGTACCTTGGCCTCTCCTGA
- a CDS encoding chemotaxis protein CheW gives MTNENDSYADNIDDELNQLVIFNLGVEEFGINIMQVQEIIRMPDITRIPKSPDYIKGVINLRGKIIVVMDLDKRFGMPEQDITDESRIVVVDIEGTVVGLVVDSVSEVIRLKGSSIEQTPEIISQKINAEYLKGVGKLDERLLILLNLENIVGDSAAAA, from the coding sequence TTGACTAACGAGAATGATAGTTACGCAGATAATATAGATGATGAACTTAATCAACTTGTGATATTCAACCTGGGTGTAGAAGAATTCGGCATCAATATCATGCAGGTTCAGGAAATAATCCGAATGCCTGATATAACAAGGATCCCAAAGTCACCTGATTATATCAAAGGTGTGATCAACCTTAGAGGAAAGATAATAGTTGTCATGGACCTTGACAAACGCTTTGGAATGCCGGAACAGGATATCACGGACGAATCAAGGATCGTTGTTGTGGACATAGAAGGTACCGTTGTAGGACTGGTCGTTGACTCAGTCAGTGAAGTAATACGCCTAAAGGGTTCCAGCATCGAGCAGACACCTGAGATCATCTCACAGAAGATCAATGCAGAGTACCTGAAAGGTGTCGGTAAACTGGATGAAAGATTACTTATCCTGCTCAACCTTGAGAACATCGTCGGCGATTCTGCTGCAGCAGCCTGA